Proteins from a single region of Pseudomonas sp. BSw22131:
- a CDS encoding MFS transporter, protein MTITKTLETPSLPRDAATLNKLMFTKLMPLLIAAYVLSFLDRTNIALAKHQLDIDLGISAAAYGLGAGLFFLTYALSEVPSNLIMHKVGARFWIARIMVTWGLISAAMAFVQGETSFYVLRLLLGIAEAGLFPGVMLYLTYWFGREQRARSTGYFLLGVCFANILGGPLGAALMQLDGVWGWRGWQWMFLLEGLPAVFFAMVVWKKLPDRPGKAPWLSAAEATQIERQMAKEAEEGAGQGGSALKQCLTPQILLAIFVYFCHQITVYTVIFFLPGIIGKYASLSTLQIGLLTSLPWLAAAIGAIVLPRFANTPQRSRRILVTGLLTMAAGLAIASLAGPVVSLLGFCISAVMFFVVQSIIFLYPASRLKGAALAGGLGFVNSCGLLGGFVGPSVMGLIEQSTGNAMNGMKVIAVVLVIAALAALRLRQGQERHESKDQAVRGARRESI, encoded by the coding sequence ATGACCATCACAAAAACGCTCGAAACGCCTTCTTTACCGCGCGACGCGGCAACGCTCAATAAACTGATGTTCACCAAACTGATGCCGCTGTTGATCGCCGCCTACGTGCTGAGCTTTCTCGACCGGACCAACATCGCGCTGGCCAAACACCAACTGGACATTGACCTAGGCATATCGGCAGCTGCTTACGGGCTGGGCGCCGGGCTGTTTTTTCTGACGTATGCGCTGTCCGAGGTGCCGAGCAACCTGATCATGCACAAGGTCGGCGCACGGTTCTGGATTGCCCGGATCATGGTGACCTGGGGGTTGATCTCTGCCGCCATGGCGTTCGTGCAGGGCGAGACCTCTTTCTATGTGCTGCGCCTGCTGCTAGGCATTGCCGAGGCCGGGCTGTTTCCGGGCGTCATGCTGTACCTCACGTACTGGTTTGGACGCGAACAACGGGCGCGTTCCACCGGTTACTTTCTGCTGGGGGTGTGTTTTGCCAACATCCTCGGTGGCCCTTTGGGCGCTGCGCTGATGCAACTGGACGGGGTGTGGGGTTGGCGCGGGTGGCAGTGGATGTTCTTGCTCGAAGGCTTGCCTGCGGTGTTTTTTGCGATGGTGGTATGGAAGAAGCTGCCGGACCGCCCAGGCAAGGCGCCGTGGCTGAGCGCCGCCGAAGCGACGCAGATCGAACGGCAAATGGCAAAAGAGGCCGAAGAAGGCGCGGGGCAGGGCGGTAGTGCCCTCAAGCAATGCCTGACGCCGCAAATCCTGCTGGCGATTTTCGTGTACTTCTGCCATCAGATTACGGTTTACACCGTGATCTTTTTTCTACCCGGCATTATCGGCAAGTACGCCAGCCTCAGCACTTTGCAGATTGGGTTGCTGACCTCATTACCCTGGCTGGCGGCTGCAATTGGCGCCATCGTGCTGCCCCGATTCGCCAACACTCCGCAGCGTTCGCGACGGATCCTGGTCACCGGCTTGCTGACTATGGCGGCTGGCTTAGCCATTGCATCACTGGCGGGGCCGGTGGTCAGCTTGTTGGGCTTCTGTATTTCAGCAGTGATGTTTTTCGTCGTCCAGTCGATCATCTTTCTTTACCCGGCTTCGCGGCTCAAAGGGGCGGCCTTGGCGGGTGGGCTGGGGTTCGTTAACTCATGCGGACTGTTGGGCGGGTTCGTCGGGCCGTCGGTCATGGGTCTGATCGAGCAAAGCACCGGCAATGCCATGAACGGCATGAAGGTGATTGCGGTGGTGCTGGTGATTGCCGCTCTGGCTGCGTTGCGTCTGCGTCAGGGGCAAGAGCGTCATGAGAGTAAAGACCAGGCGGTGCGAGGCGCCCGGCGTGAATCCATTTGA
- the aroC gene encoding chorismate synthase, whose protein sequence is MSGNTYGKLFTVTTAGESHGAALVAIVDGCPPGLALSIEDLQRDLDRRKPGTSRHTTQRQEADEVEILSGVFEGKTTGCSIGLLIRNTDQKSKDYSAIQDLFRPAHADYTYHHKYGMRDYRGGGRSSARETAMRVAAGAIAKKYLASLGITVRGYMSQLGPIEIPFKTWDSVEDNAFFSPDPDKVPELEAYMDQLRRDQDSVGAKITVVAEGVMPGLGEPVFDRLDAELAHAMMSINAVKGVEIGAGFASVAQRGTEHRDELTPEGFVTNNAGGILGGISSGQPIVVHLALKPTSSITTPGRSIDVNGAPVDVITKGRHDPCVGIRATPIAEAMMAIVLLDHLLRHRGQNADVRVSTPVLGQL, encoded by the coding sequence ATGTCCGGCAATACCTACGGCAAGCTGTTCACAGTCACCACCGCTGGCGAAAGCCATGGCGCGGCACTGGTCGCGATCGTTGATGGCTGTCCGCCGGGCCTGGCGCTGTCGATCGAGGACCTGCAACGTGATCTTGACCGCCGCAAACCCGGCACCAGTCGCCACACCACGCAACGTCAGGAAGCCGACGAAGTCGAGATACTTTCCGGTGTCTTCGAAGGCAAGACCACTGGCTGCTCCATTGGCCTGCTGATTCGCAATACCGACCAGAAGTCCAAGGATTACTCCGCGATTCAGGACCTGTTCCGCCCGGCCCACGCCGATTACACCTACCACCACAAATACGGCATGCGCGACTATCGTGGCGGCGGACGCAGTTCCGCGCGGGAAACCGCCATGCGCGTGGCCGCGGGTGCCATCGCCAAAAAATACCTCGCCAGCCTCGGCATCACAGTGCGCGGCTACATGAGTCAGTTGGGTCCGATTGAAATCCCTTTCAAGACCTGGGATTCGGTCGAGGACAACGCCTTTTTCAGCCCCGACCCGGACAAGGTGCCGGAACTCGAAGCCTATATGGACCAGTTGCGTCGCGATCAGGATTCGGTCGGGGCCAAAATTACCGTGGTGGCCGAAGGCGTGATGCCGGGTCTGGGCGAGCCGGTTTTTGATCGTCTGGACGCCGAGCTGGCTCACGCGATGATGAGCATCAATGCCGTCAAGGGTGTGGAGATCGGTGCTGGTTTCGCGTCGGTCGCTCAACGCGGCACTGAGCATCGCGATGAGCTGACGCCAGAGGGTTTCGTGACCAATAACGCGGGCGGCATTCTGGGTGGCATTTCATCCGGTCAGCCGATTGTCGTGCATCTTGCGCTCAAACCTACCTCCAGCATCACCACGCCGGGCCGTTCCATCGACGTCAACGGTGCCCCGGTCGATGTCATCACCAAAGGCCGGCACGACCCGTGTGTCGGCATTCGTGCCACGCCGATTGCCGAAGCAATGATGGCCATCGTGTTGCTCGACCATCTGTTGCGCCACCGAGGGCAAAACGCGGATGTGCGCGTGAGCACGCCGGTTCTGGGTCAGCTGTAA
- a CDS encoding alpha/beta hydrolase: MLRRLCLIRAFLPLRAITLTLTVLTSVAHAATPVVLQRPISLETATGELFGTLLLPKSTTPVPVVLIIAGSGPTDRDGNNPDGGRNDSLKRLAVILAKHNIASVRYDKRGVAASKPATPDERDLSIEKYVADAQAWGQKLKADPRLGQLILLGHSEGALVAALAAGQAGASAVISVAGTGRPVDQVVREQLQYQLPPPLLARSEQLIEEIKAGKTDDNVPPPLDVVFRPSVQPYLISLFRQNPAAAFGKLTVPTLIIQGRNDMQVGVGDAELLHQAKPDSSIAIIDGMNHVLRIVPNDIKRQLASYKDPQLPLASEVSDRILKFIDSIPAA; this comes from the coding sequence ATGTTACGTAGACTTTGCCTGATCCGCGCTTTTTTGCCACTGCGAGCAATCACCTTGACCCTGACCGTTCTGACCAGCGTCGCACACGCCGCAACCCCCGTTGTGCTTCAGCGCCCGATCAGCCTGGAGACCGCCACGGGTGAGTTGTTCGGCACGTTGTTACTGCCCAAATCCACCACACCGGTGCCGGTTGTATTGATCATTGCGGGCTCCGGCCCCACCGATCGCGACGGCAACAATCCGGACGGCGGCCGCAACGACAGCCTCAAGCGCCTGGCCGTGATTCTCGCCAAACACAACATTGCCAGCGTGCGCTACGACAAGCGCGGCGTTGCGGCGAGCAAACCGGCAACGCCGGATGAACGCGACCTGAGCATCGAAAAGTACGTCGCCGACGCCCAAGCCTGGGGCCAGAAGCTCAAAGCCGATCCTCGGCTTGGGCAACTGATTCTGCTGGGGCACAGCGAGGGCGCGCTGGTCGCAGCCCTTGCCGCAGGTCAGGCTGGCGCATCGGCGGTGATTTCTGTCGCAGGCACCGGGCGGCCGGTCGATCAGGTGGTTCGCGAACAATTGCAGTACCAGTTGCCGCCGCCTCTGCTGGCGCGCAGCGAACAGTTGATAGAAGAGATCAAGGCCGGCAAAACCGATGACAACGTGCCCCCGCCGCTGGACGTGGTGTTTCGCCCCAGCGTGCAGCCCTATCTGATCTCGCTGTTCCGACAGAATCCTGCTGCCGCGTTCGGCAAGCTGACGGTCCCGACACTCATCATTCAGGGGCGCAACGACATGCAGGTTGGCGTGGGTGATGCCGAACTGCTGCATCAGGCCAAACCCGACTCAAGCATCGCCATCATTGATGGCATGAACCACGTGCTGCGTATCGTGCCCAACGACATCAAGCGTCAACTGGCCTCGTACAAAGATCCCCAGTTGCCACTGGCCAGCGAAGTATCGGACCGAATTCTCAAATTCATCGACTCGATACCCGCTGCCTGA
- a CDS encoding 1,2-dihydroxy-3-keto-5-methylthiopentene dioxygenase, translating to MSTLSVYHVSSPDLPNKVLTHFEDIASTLAEQGVTFERWQAPTPITPRASQEEVINAYRAQIDTLSTERGYGTVDVMSLSSDHPQKAEYQARFLEEHQHAGDEMRFFVAGRGLFTLHIGDLVFAVLCEKNDLVSVPAGTRQWIDMGENPHLVAIRLFNHPEGSVATFTGENTAGGFPSLDD from the coding sequence ATGAGCACGCTGTCTGTTTACCACGTGTCATCACCTGATTTGCCAAACAAGGTGTTGACCCATTTTGAAGACATCGCCTCGACGCTTGCGGAGCAGGGCGTGACTTTTGAACGCTGGCAGGCCCCCACGCCGATCACTCCCCGTGCCAGTCAGGAGGAAGTGATCAACGCCTATCGCGCTCAAATTGACACCCTGAGCACGGAGCGAGGCTATGGCACCGTTGATGTCATGAGTCTGAGCAGCGATCACCCGCAAAAAGCCGAGTACCAGGCCAGGTTTCTTGAAGAACATCAGCACGCCGGAGATGAAATGCGATTTTTCGTCGCCGGACGTGGGCTTTTTACCCTTCATATTGGTGATCTGGTCTTCGCCGTCTTGTGCGAAAAGAACGACCTGGTTTCCGTCCCCGCCGGCACCCGCCAATGGATCGACATGGGCGAGAACCCCCACCTTGTTGCCATCAGGCTGTTCAACCACCCTGAAGGCTCGGTTGCGACGTTTACCGGTGAAAACACTGCGGGTGGATTCCCGAGCCTTGATGATTGA
- a CDS encoding MFS transporter — protein MQNNKKASLGKIHRYSWVSLLVCWMIWILNAYDREIVLRLGPTISKHFDLSADQWGTTATVVMLALAVLDIPGSIWSDRYGGGWKRARFQVPLVLGYTAISFLSGFKALSGSLATFIALRVGVNLGAGWGEPVGVSNTAEWWPVERRGFALGAHHTGYPIGALLSGLVASFVITTFGEENWRYVFFFAFVVALPLMIFWSRYSTAERIAALYVDIAAKGMTAPDSTPSANVKGQAWKTFKATISDRNIALTAGNTLLTQVVYMGVNIVLPAYLYNILNLSLAESAGMSVVFTLTGILGQLIWPSLSDIIGRRVTLIICGLWMAASVGAFYFANTTLIIVVVQLLFGLVANAVWPIYYAVASDSAQPSATSTANGIITTAMFIGGGVAPVLMGGLIAMGGGWTSLSGYTVCFFVMAGCALAGAFLQLFSHRPQALQAQPSA, from the coding sequence ATGCAAAATAATAAGAAAGCATCGTTGGGCAAGATTCACCGCTATTCGTGGGTGTCGTTGCTGGTGTGCTGGATGATCTGGATCCTCAACGCCTATGACCGCGAGATCGTATTGCGCCTGGGGCCGACCATTTCCAAGCATTTCGATTTATCGGCAGACCAGTGGGGCACCACGGCAACCGTGGTCATGCTGGCGCTGGCCGTCCTCGATATTCCGGGCTCGATCTGGAGCGACCGCTACGGTGGAGGCTGGAAGCGGGCGCGGTTCCAGGTGCCGCTGGTGTTGGGCTACACCGCGATTTCTTTTCTCTCGGGGTTCAAGGCGTTGAGTGGGAGTCTGGCGACGTTCATTGCCTTGCGCGTGGGCGTAAACCTGGGTGCTGGCTGGGGCGAGCCCGTGGGCGTCAGCAACACCGCCGAATGGTGGCCGGTGGAACGTCGCGGCTTCGCACTCGGCGCGCACCACACCGGATACCCGATAGGCGCGTTGTTGAGCGGCCTCGTAGCGAGTTTCGTCATCACCACGTTCGGTGAAGAAAACTGGCGTTATGTATTCTTTTTCGCGTTCGTGGTGGCGCTGCCGCTGATGATTTTCTGGTCGCGCTATTCGACTGCCGAGCGGATTGCCGCGCTCTACGTCGACATCGCGGCCAAAGGGATGACCGCCCCCGACAGCACGCCTTCGGCAAACGTAAAAGGCCAGGCCTGGAAGACTTTCAAGGCCACCATCAGTGATCGCAACATTGCGCTGACTGCGGGCAACACCCTGCTTACGCAGGTGGTGTACATGGGCGTAAACATCGTGTTGCCGGCCTATCTCTACAACATCCTCAACCTGTCGCTGGCGGAGTCAGCCGGCATGAGCGTGGTGTTCACCCTGACCGGCATTCTGGGGCAACTGATCTGGCCGTCTCTGTCGGACATCATTGGCCGCCGCGTGACGCTGATCATTTGCGGGCTGTGGATGGCGGCAAGTGTGGGCGCGTTCTATTTCGCCAACACCACGCTGATCATCGTGGTTGTGCAGTTGCTGTTCGGGCTGGTGGCGAATGCGGTCTGGCCGATTTATTACGCGGTGGCATCCGACTCCGCTCAGCCGTCTGCGACTTCGACGGCGAACGGCATCATCACCACCGCCATGTTTATCGGCGGCGGCGTCGCGCCTGTGCTGATGGGTGGGTTGATCGCCATGGGTGGCGGCTGGACCAGCCTTTCCGGGTACACCGTGTGCTTCTTCGTCATGGCTGGCTGCGCACTGGCGGGGGCGTTCCTGCAACTGTTCTCTCATCGGCCGCAGGCGTTGCAGGCTCAACCGAGCGCTTGA
- a CDS encoding MFS transporter, whose protein sequence is MAALPYWRLSSFYLFYFALLGSTAPFLALYFDHLGFSSARIGELVAIPMLMRCVAPNIWGWLGDYTGQRLAIVRFGAVCTLATFSLILFDKSYAWLAMVMALHAFFWHAVLPQFEVITLAHLQGQTSRYSQIRLWGSIGFILTVVALGRLFEWFSLDAYPQALLVIMLGIVASSWWVPNAQPVASSLRTQAGGFLKQLTRPGVLAFYASVGLMQLSHGPYYTFLTLHLEQLGYSRGLIGMLWAVGVVAEVLMFMAMSRLLQRFSVKQMLMASFILAALRWILTGNFADQLALLIFAQVLHAATFGSFHAAAIHFVQRSFGPQQQGQGQALYAALAGTGGAMGALYSGYSWNTLGAGWTFSIASVAALAAAIVCATRMKAERV, encoded by the coding sequence TTGGCAGCGCTTCCGTACTGGCGACTGTCCAGCTTCTATCTGTTCTATTTCGCCTTGCTTGGCTCGACGGCGCCATTTCTGGCGCTGTACTTCGATCACCTTGGGTTTTCCAGCGCTCGTATCGGCGAACTGGTGGCGATCCCGATGCTGATGCGTTGCGTGGCGCCCAACATCTGGGGCTGGCTGGGTGACTACACAGGGCAACGGCTGGCCATCGTGCGCTTTGGGGCGGTCTGCACGCTTGCCACGTTTTCGCTGATCCTGTTTGACAAAAGCTACGCCTGGCTGGCGATGGTCATGGCGCTGCATGCGTTCTTCTGGCATGCCGTGCTGCCCCAATTCGAAGTCATCACCCTGGCTCACTTGCAGGGCCAGACGTCCCGCTACAGCCAGATTCGTTTATGGGGCTCGATTGGATTCATCCTGACGGTGGTTGCGCTGGGTCGATTGTTCGAGTGGTTCAGCCTCGACGCCTACCCGCAGGCGCTGCTGGTTATCATGCTGGGGATTGTCGCCAGCAGTTGGTGGGTGCCGAATGCTCAGCCCGTCGCTTCGAGCCTGCGCACTCAGGCGGGTGGTTTTCTAAAGCAGCTCACACGTCCTGGCGTGCTGGCCTTTTATGCCAGCGTCGGCCTCATGCAACTGAGCCATGGGCCTTACTACACATTCCTGACCCTGCACCTTGAGCAACTGGGCTACAGTCGTGGCTTGATCGGCATGCTGTGGGCCGTCGGCGTGGTTGCAGAAGTGCTGATGTTCATGGCGATGAGTCGTCTATTGCAGCGCTTTTCGGTCAAGCAGATGCTCATGGCGAGCTTTATCCTCGCCGCGTTGCGCTGGATATTGACGGGTAACTTTGCCGACCAACTGGCGCTGCTGATTTTCGCTCAGGTGCTGCATGCCGCCACCTTTGGCAGCTTTCACGCGGCGGCCATCCATTTCGTGCAACGTAGCTTCGGGCCGCAGCAGCAAGGGCAGGGCCAGGCACTTTATGCGGCACTGGCAGGAACTGGCGGTGCCATGGGCGCCTTGTACTCAGGTTACAGCTGGAACACGCTAGGTGCCGGATGGACCTTCAGCATCGCCAGCGTCGCGGCGCTGGCAGCCGCCATCGTGTGTGCCACACGCATGAAAGCGGAACGCGTATGA
- the prmB gene encoding 50S ribosomal protein L3 N(5)-glutamine methyltransferase — protein sequence MITSRLRTLRDHIRWAVSRFHGADLFHGHGTDNAWDEARQLVLGALHLPWEIADSYLDCNLEEDELVQVQRLIKRRVDERVPTAYLIGEAWFCGMSFIVDERVLIPRSPMGELIENRFEPWLAAEPARILDLCTGSGCIGIACADVFPEAEVVLADLSFEALEVANQNIERHGVDERVYTVQGDGFDGLPGQRFDLIVSNPPYVDAEDFADMPDEYQHEPELALACGDDGLNLVRRMLAQAADHLTVKGLLIIEVGNSQVHVEALYPEVDFAWLEFQRGGHGVFMLTAEQCLQHQALFASRV from the coding sequence GTGATCACTTCCCGCCTGCGCACCCTGCGCGATCATATCCGTTGGGCCGTGAGCCGTTTTCACGGAGCAGACCTGTTCCATGGTCATGGCACCGACAACGCGTGGGACGAGGCACGGCAGTTGGTGCTGGGGGCTTTGCACCTGCCGTGGGAAATCGCCGACAGCTACCTCGATTGCAACCTGGAAGAAGACGAGCTGGTTCAGGTGCAACGCCTGATCAAGCGCCGGGTCGATGAACGTGTACCTACGGCCTACCTTATTGGAGAGGCCTGGTTTTGCGGGATGTCGTTCATCGTCGACGAGCGTGTGCTGATCCCGCGCTCGCCCATGGGTGAGTTGATTGAAAACCGTTTCGAGCCTTGGCTGGCGGCTGAACCTGCGCGGATTCTGGACCTGTGCACAGGCTCAGGTTGCATTGGCATTGCTTGCGCCGACGTGTTTCCGGAGGCCGAAGTGGTGCTGGCCGATCTGTCGTTCGAGGCGCTGGAAGTCGCCAATCAGAACATCGAGCGTCATGGAGTCGATGAGCGCGTCTACACCGTACAGGGCGACGGTTTCGACGGTTTGCCGGGCCAGCGTTTCGACCTGATCGTGTCCAATCCGCCCTATGTCGATGCCGAAGATTTTGCCGACATGCCCGACGAATATCAGCACGAACCTGAGCTGGCGCTGGCGTGCGGCGATGACGGCCTGAATCTGGTGCGGCGCATGCTCGCTCAGGCAGCGGATCACTTGACCGTGAAGGGCTTGTTGATCATTGAGGTCGGCAACAGTCAGGTCCACGTCGAGGCCCTGTACCCGGAAGTCGACTTCGCCTGGCTAGAGTTCCAGCGCGGCGGACATGGCGTGTTCATGCTGACCGCTGAACAATGCCTACAGCATCAGGCATTGTTCGCTTCACGGGTCTAG
- a CDS encoding cysteine hydrolase family protein gives MSVPASSPKTMFQLSGRGYAAATLSNATLIIIDAQKEYLSGPLALTGVHEAIAHIVQLVTAARAAKCRIIHVRHLGTVGGMFDPQGPRGEFVPELLPLADETVVEKRLPNAFNGTGLHDLLQSFGHLDLVVCGFMSHSSISTTVRAAKDYGYRCTLVEDACATRDLPTPHGVIKAEVVQQTEMAIMADNFATLATTKDLT, from the coding sequence ATGTCTGTTCCAGCTTCCAGTCCAAAGACCATGTTTCAACTCAGTGGCCGCGGTTATGCAGCGGCTACTTTAAGCAATGCCACGTTGATCATCATCGATGCCCAGAAAGAGTACCTCAGCGGCCCTCTAGCGCTAACTGGTGTTCATGAAGCCATCGCCCACATCGTTCAACTGGTCACGGCTGCCCGTGCCGCCAAATGCAGGATCATCCACGTGCGCCACCTGGGCACGGTCGGCGGCATGTTCGACCCACAGGGTCCTCGCGGCGAGTTCGTCCCGGAACTGTTGCCTCTGGCTGATGAAACCGTCGTCGAAAAGCGCCTGCCGAACGCTTTCAACGGCACCGGACTGCATGATCTGCTGCAAAGTTTCGGCCATCTGGATCTGGTGGTGTGCGGCTTCATGAGCCACTCCAGTATCAGTACCACTGTCCGTGCGGCGAAGGATTACGGCTATCGCTGCACCCTCGTCGAAGACGCCTGCGCCACCCGCGACCTGCCGACGCCACATGGCGTGATAAAGGCTGAAGTAGTACAACAGACCGAAATGGCGATCATGGCTGACAACTTCGCCACCCTGGCCACCACCAAAGACCTGACTTAA
- a CDS encoding Smr/MutS family protein yields the protein MQDDDFSLFRSETRGVKPIKVEYADTGKPKPDLKNLAKLRQAATVRTGSVTVDGLSDQFVIDVGPEDTLNWVRDGVQEGQMRKLKLGQISFEGSLDLHGMSVELARETMWEFLAEATRLEIRCVRITHGKAVRLDGKRPMIKSHVNTWLRQHPQVLGFTSCLAKHGGAGAVYVILKRTMMEGRDE from the coding sequence ATGCAAGACGACGATTTTTCCCTGTTTCGAAGCGAGACCCGCGGCGTAAAGCCGATCAAGGTCGAGTACGCCGACACAGGCAAACCCAAACCCGACCTTAAGAATCTGGCAAAACTGCGCCAGGCCGCTACCGTGCGCACCGGTTCTGTGACTGTGGACGGCCTGTCCGATCAGTTCGTGATCGATGTAGGCCCCGAGGACACCCTCAACTGGGTCCGCGACGGCGTCCAGGAAGGCCAGATGCGCAAGCTCAAGCTGGGCCAGATAAGCTTCGAGGGAAGTCTGGACCTGCACGGCATGAGCGTCGAACTGGCCCGGGAGACCATGTGGGAGTTTCTCGCCGAAGCCACCCGACTGGAAATCCGCTGCGTGCGCATCACTCACGGCAAGGCGGTGCGTCTGGACGGTAAACGCCCGATGATCAAAAGCCACGTCAACACCTGGCTTCGTCAACACCCGCAGGTCCTGGGTTTCACATCCTGTCTGGCCAAGCATGGCGGCGCTGGCGCGGTGTACGTGATTCTCAAACGCACAATGATGGAAGGGCGTGACGAGTAA